The Pseudomonas extremaustralis genome contains a region encoding:
- the narH gene encoding nitrate reductase subunit beta produces MKIRSQIGMVLNLDKCIGCHTCSITCKNVWTSREGMEYAWFNNVESKPGIGYPKEWENQDKWKGGWVRNANGSINPRIGGKFRVLANIFANPDLPSLDDYYEPFDFDYQHLHTAPLGEHQPTARPRSLVSGKRMQKIEWGPNWEEILGTEFAKRRKDKNFDQIQADIYGEYENTFMMYLPRLCEHCLNPACAASCPSGAIYKREEDGIVLIDQEKCRGWRMCISGCPYKKIYFNWKSGKSEKCIFCYPRIEAGMPTVCAETCVGRIRYLGVLLYDADRISEVASTANEQDLYEKQLEIFLDPNDPAVIRQALADGVPQSVIDSAQRSPVYKMAVDWKLALPLHPEYRTLPMVWYVPPLSPIQNAAAAGTVGMNGVIPDVDSLRIPLRYLANMLTAGDEKPVKRALKRLLAMRAYKRSQQVDGVQDLQVLEDVGLSVEQVEEMYRYLAIANYEDRFVVPSAHREDAMSDAFAERSGCGFSFGSGCSGSSDTNLFGAKKANRRDVLKTVQIWED; encoded by the coding sequence ATGAAGATTCGCTCACAGATCGGCATGGTCCTGAACCTGGACAAATGCATCGGCTGCCACACCTGTTCCATCACCTGCAAAAACGTATGGACCAGCCGTGAAGGCATGGAATACGCCTGGTTCAACAACGTCGAGTCCAAGCCCGGCATCGGTTACCCGAAAGAATGGGAAAACCAGGACAAGTGGAAGGGCGGCTGGGTGCGCAACGCCAACGGCTCGATCAACCCGCGCATCGGCGGCAAGTTCCGCGTGTTGGCGAACATCTTCGCCAACCCCGACCTGCCAAGCCTGGACGACTACTACGAACCGTTCGACTTCGACTACCAGCACCTGCACACCGCGCCGTTGGGCGAGCACCAACCGACCGCGCGTCCGCGTTCGCTGGTGTCCGGCAAGCGCATGCAGAAAATCGAGTGGGGCCCCAACTGGGAGGAAATCCTCGGCACCGAGTTCGCCAAGCGCCGCAAGGACAAGAACTTCGACCAGATCCAGGCCGACATTTATGGCGAGTACGAAAACACTTTCATGATGTACCTGCCGCGCCTGTGCGAGCACTGCCTCAACCCGGCGTGCGCGGCGTCGTGCCCGAGCGGTGCGATCTACAAGCGTGAAGAAGACGGCATCGTGCTGATCGACCAGGAAAAATGCCGTGGCTGGCGCATGTGCATCAGTGGCTGCCCGTACAAGAAGATCTACTTCAACTGGAAGAGCGGCAAATCCGAGAAGTGCATCTTCTGCTACCCGCGCATCGAAGCCGGCATGCCCACCGTGTGTGCCGAAACCTGCGTCGGTCGGATTCGCTACCTCGGCGTGCTGCTCTACGACGCCGACCGCATCAGCGAAGTGGCGAGCACCGCCAACGAGCAGGATCTGTACGAGAAGCAACTGGAAATCTTCCTCGACCCGAATGACCCGGCAGTGATCCGCCAGGCCCTGGCCGATGGCGTGCCGCAGTCGGTGATCGACTCGGCGCAACGCTCGCCGGTGTACAAAATGGCCGTCGATTGGAAACTCGCGCTGCCGCTGCACCCGGAATACCGCACCTTGCCGATGGTCTGGTACGTGCCGCCACTGTCGCCGATCCAGAACGCCGCCGCTGCCGGTACCGTGGGCATGAACGGGGTGATCCCGGATGTCGACAGCCTGCGCATTCCGCTGCGGTACCTGGCCAATATGCTCACCGCTGGCGATGAAAAACCGGTCAAGCGTGCGCTCAAACGCCTGTTGGCGATGCGTGCCTACAAACGCTCCCAGCAAGTCGACGGCGTGCAGGACCTGCAAGTGCTCGAAGACGTCGGCCTGAGCGTGGAACAGGTGGAAGAGATGTACCGCTACCTGGCGATCGCCAACTACGAAGACCGCTTCGTGGTGCCGAGTGCGCACCGTGAAGACGCCATGAGCGATGCGTTCGCCGAACGCTCCGGCTGTGGTT